In one window of Streptomyces showdoensis DNA:
- a CDS encoding NUDIX hydrolase — translation MIERVRAVLVTADATMLVIRRTRPGIPEYWVLPGGGVEPGDESREAALHREIHEEIAGKADIIRLLHTVEAEDERQLFYLARIATWSFDDRTGPEFSAEGRGEYALEEVPLTVEGLDGIDLKPEEIAHVLRGAVDAGSLGVEASP, via the coding sequence ATGATCGAACGAGTCCGCGCCGTCCTCGTCACCGCCGACGCCACGATGCTGGTCATCCGCCGTACCAGGCCCGGCATCCCCGAGTACTGGGTTCTGCCCGGCGGCGGCGTCGAGCCCGGTGACGAGTCCCGGGAGGCCGCCCTCCACCGCGAGATCCACGAGGAGATCGCGGGAAAGGCCGACATCATCCGCCTCCTCCACACGGTGGAGGCCGAGGACGAGCGCCAGCTCTTCTACCTCGCCCGCATCGCGACCTGGTCCTTCGACGACCGCACCGGCCCTGAGTTCAGCGCCGAGGGCCGCGGCGAGTATGCGCTGGAGGAGGTCCCGCTGACCGTGGAGGGGCTCGACGGCATCGACCTCAAGCCCGAGGAGATCGCCCACGTGCTGAGGGGAGCCGTCGACGCCGGAAGCCTGGGAGTCGAGGCGTCGCCCTGA
- a CDS encoding GNAT family N-acetyltransferase, translating to MRIRVAAAAELPLLQDIERAAGEAFRPLGMDDIADDEPLPLDVLEGYRSAGRAWVAVDAADHPVGYLLSDTVDGAAHIEQVSVHPDAARRGVGRELIEHLAADAREQGLTALTLTTFTEVPWNAPYYARLGFRRLEEGDPALSEGLREISRAEAAHGLAAWPRVCMRREVTVPRARERAAGEQTPPEERALPGGQALPEGQALPGERAGQPAP from the coding sequence ATGCGCATCCGAGTGGCCGCAGCGGCCGAACTCCCCCTGCTCCAGGACATCGAACGCGCCGCGGGCGAGGCCTTCCGCCCCCTGGGCATGGATGACATCGCGGACGACGAACCCCTGCCCCTGGACGTCCTGGAGGGCTACCGCAGCGCGGGCCGGGCCTGGGTCGCGGTGGACGCGGCGGACCACCCCGTCGGGTACCTGCTGAGCGACACCGTCGACGGCGCCGCCCACATCGAACAGGTCTCCGTCCACCCGGACGCCGCCCGCCGGGGCGTCGGGCGCGAGCTGATCGAGCACCTCGCGGCGGACGCCCGGGAGCAGGGCCTGACCGCGCTGACCCTGACCACCTTCACCGAGGTGCCGTGGAACGCCCCGTACTACGCCCGGCTCGGCTTCCGCCGCCTGGAGGAGGGCGATCCGGCGCTCAGCGAGGGCCTGCGGGAGATCAGCCGCGCGGAGGCCGCCCACGGCCTGGCCGCCTGGCCCCGGGTCTGCATGCGCCGCGAGGTGACGGTGCCGCGGGCCCGGGAGCGGGCGGCCGGGGAGCAGACGCCTCCCGAGGAACGGGCCCTCCCCGGGGGACAGGCCCTCCCCGAGGGACAGGCGCTCCCCGGGGAACGGGCCGGTCAGCCCGCCCCGTAA
- a CDS encoding helix-turn-helix transcriptional regulator: MSERVESVELRGALLRLRRTTGLQVVFGGLLHDGRAMRIAELNGAVTPALRGLTISTGSGLGGKCLALSRPCAVTDYASARHITHEYDGPVSAEGLRSVIAVPLVVRRKVRGVLYGALRDALPIGERVFDAAVAAARDVEQAFAVRDEVRELYARAASPGPSWEEVRQAHGELRELAPKVADPELRARLLAVCGRLESAAAAREGTPERPSAPPLTPRETDVLAAVASGATNAAAAQRLGLRPETVKGYLRSAMRKLGAHTRLEAVLAARRAGALP; the protein is encoded by the coding sequence GTGTCCGAGCGCGTCGAATCGGTGGAGCTGCGCGGCGCCCTGCTGCGGCTGCGCCGCACCACCGGTCTCCAGGTGGTGTTCGGGGGCCTGCTGCACGACGGCCGCGCGATGCGGATCGCGGAGCTGAACGGGGCGGTGACCCCGGCGCTGCGCGGGCTGACGATCTCGACCGGCTCCGGTCTCGGCGGCAAGTGCCTGGCCCTGTCGCGCCCGTGCGCGGTGACGGACTACGCCTCCGCCCGGCACATCACCCACGAGTACGACGGCCCGGTCTCGGCGGAGGGGCTGCGCTCCGTGATCGCGGTGCCCCTGGTCGTCCGCCGGAAGGTGCGCGGGGTGCTGTACGGGGCGCTGCGCGACGCCCTGCCGATCGGCGAGCGGGTCTTCGACGCGGCGGTGGCGGCGGCCCGGGACGTGGAGCAGGCCTTCGCCGTACGGGACGAGGTGCGGGAGCTGTACGCGCGGGCGGCCAGCCCGGGCCCCTCCTGGGAGGAGGTGCGCCAGGCCCACGGGGAGCTGCGCGAGCTGGCGCCGAAGGTGGCCGACCCGGAGCTGCGCGCCCGCCTGCTCGCGGTCTGCGGCCGCCTGGAGTCGGCCGCCGCCGCCCGCGAGGGCACCCCGGAACGCCCGAGCGCGCCGCCGCTGACCCCGCGCGAGACGGACGTCCTGGCGGCGGTGGCCTCGGGCGCGACGAACGCGGCGGCGGCCCAGCGGCTGGGGCTGCGCCCGGAGACGGTGAAGGGCTACCTGCGCTCGGCGATGCGGAAGCTGGGGGCGCACACGCGGCTAGAGGCGGTGCTGGCGGCGAGACGGGCGGGGGCGCTGCCGTGA
- a CDS encoding magnesium and cobalt transport protein CorA, protein MSDRRPRPAWRRQPEQPTGAQPTAEPPSPSPSEEQRRSVVQATLYRDGRRVSSPATLAETFRQLREHPDGMAWIGLHRPTEKELQSLAAEFDLHELAVEDAREAHQRPKLERYGDTLFVVLRAARYLDAQEEVDFGELHVFVGPDFVITVRHGAAPDLSAVRRRMEQDPDLLALGPEAVLYAILDAVVDGYAPVVAGVQNDIDEIETEVFGGDPAVSRRIYELSREMVEFQRATRPLVGMLHGLMAGFAKYGTDEELQRYLRDVADHVTHTSERVDGFRQALTEILTVNATLVTQQQNAEMRALAEAGFEQNEEIKKISAWAAILFAPTLVGTIYGMNFDHMPELHWAGGYPFAVLLMAMVCVSLYVVFKKKDWL, encoded by the coding sequence ATGTCCGACCGCCGCCCCCGCCCGGCCTGGCGCCGCCAGCCGGAGCAGCCGACCGGAGCGCAGCCGACCGCGGAGCCCCCGTCCCCCTCGCCGTCCGAGGAGCAGCGGCGGAGCGTGGTCCAGGCCACCCTGTACCGCGACGGTCGCCGCGTCTCCTCCCCGGCCACCCTCGCGGAAACCTTCCGGCAGCTGCGCGAGCACCCCGACGGCATGGCCTGGATCGGCCTGCACCGCCCGACGGAGAAGGAACTCCAGTCGCTGGCCGCCGAGTTCGATCTGCACGAACTGGCCGTCGAGGACGCGAGGGAGGCCCACCAGCGCCCGAAGCTGGAGCGGTACGGCGACACGCTCTTCGTGGTGCTGCGGGCCGCCCGCTACCTGGACGCGCAGGAGGAGGTGGACTTCGGCGAACTCCACGTCTTCGTCGGCCCCGACTTCGTCATCACCGTCCGCCACGGCGCGGCCCCGGACCTGTCGGCGGTGCGCCGCCGCATGGAGCAGGACCCGGACCTGCTGGCCCTCGGCCCGGAGGCGGTGCTGTACGCGATCCTGGACGCGGTGGTCGACGGCTACGCGCCGGTGGTGGCGGGCGTCCAGAACGACATCGACGAGATCGAGACCGAGGTCTTCGGCGGCGACCCCGCGGTGTCCCGCCGCATCTACGAACTCTCCCGCGAGATGGTCGAGTTCCAGCGCGCCACCCGCCCCCTGGTGGGCATGCTCCACGGCCTGATGGCCGGCTTCGCCAAGTACGGCACGGACGAGGAACTCCAGCGCTACCTCCGCGACGTGGCCGACCACGTCACGCACACCAGCGAACGCGTCGACGGCTTCCGCCAGGCCCTGACGGAGATCCTGACGGTCAACGCGACCCTGGTCACCCAGCAGCAGAACGCGGAGATGCGCGCACTGGCGGAGGCGGGCTTCGAGCAGAACGAGGAGATCAAGAAGATCTCGGCCTGGGCCGCCATCCTCTTCGCCCCCACCCTCGTCGGCACCATCTACGGCATGAACTTCGACCACATGCCGGAGCTGCACTGGGCGGGCGGGTACCCGTTCGCGGTGCTGCTGATGGCGATGGTGTGCGTGAGCCTGTACGTGGTGTTCAAGAAGAAGGACTGGCTGTAG
- a CDS encoding AMP-binding protein: protein MLSYAHGADPTPLLGDTIGANLDRAVAAWPEREALVDVPTGRRWTYAAFGADVDRLADALLGSGVRKGDRVGIWAVNCAEWVLVQYATARIGAIMVNINPAYRAHELRYVLDQAGITLLFASLAHKTSDYRAMVEQVRPDCPQLREAVYFGDPSWDELLARTAPEGVVPAALACDEPVNIQYTSGTTGFPKGATLSHHNILNNGYFVGEMIAYTEQDRICIPVPFYHCFGMVMGNLAATSHGACMVIPAPSFDPAATLRAVQEERCTSLYGVPTMFIAELGLPDFATYDLSSLRTGIMAGSPCPVEVMKRVVAEMNMAEVSICYGMTETSPVSTQTRRDDDLERRTGTVGRVMPHVEVKVVDPGTGLTVPRGTAGELCTRGYSVMLGYWDEPGKTAEAIDPGRWMHTGDLAVLREDGYVQIVGRIKDMIIRGGENVYPREIEEFLYGHEKIADVQVVGVPDARYGEEILACVIPRDPADPPTLEEITAFCRDRLAHYKIPRRVEILGEFPMTVSGKVRKVELRERYGAG from the coding sequence CTGCTCTCCTACGCGCACGGCGCCGACCCCACGCCGCTCCTCGGCGACACCATCGGCGCCAACCTCGACCGGGCCGTCGCCGCCTGGCCCGAGCGGGAGGCGCTCGTCGACGTGCCGACCGGGCGCCGCTGGACGTACGCCGCGTTCGGCGCCGACGTCGACCGGCTGGCGGACGCCCTGCTCGGCAGCGGGGTCCGCAAGGGCGACCGGGTCGGGATCTGGGCGGTCAACTGCGCCGAGTGGGTGCTCGTGCAGTACGCCACCGCCCGCATCGGCGCGATCATGGTCAACATCAACCCGGCTTACCGCGCCCACGAGTTGCGGTACGTCCTCGACCAGGCCGGGATCACCCTCCTGTTCGCCTCGCTCGCGCACAAGACCAGCGACTACCGCGCCATGGTGGAGCAGGTGCGCCCCGACTGCCCGCAGCTGCGCGAGGCGGTCTACTTCGGCGACCCGAGCTGGGACGAACTCCTCGCGCGCACCGCGCCGGAGGGCGTCGTACCGGCCGCGCTCGCCTGCGACGAACCGGTCAACATCCAGTACACCTCGGGGACGACCGGCTTCCCGAAGGGCGCCACCCTCTCCCACCACAACATCCTCAACAACGGGTACTTCGTGGGCGAGATGATCGCCTACACCGAGCAGGACCGCATCTGCATCCCGGTGCCCTTCTACCACTGCTTCGGCATGGTCATGGGCAACCTCGCGGCCACCTCGCACGGCGCCTGCATGGTGATCCCGGCCCCGTCCTTCGACCCGGCCGCCACCCTGCGCGCGGTGCAGGAGGAGCGCTGCACCTCCCTGTACGGGGTGCCGACGATGTTCATCGCCGAACTCGGTCTGCCCGACTTCGCCACGTACGACCTCTCCAGCCTCCGCACCGGGATCATGGCGGGCTCGCCGTGCCCGGTGGAGGTCATGAAGCGGGTGGTCGCCGAGATGAACATGGCCGAGGTGTCCATCTGCTACGGCATGACCGAGACCTCGCCCGTCTCCACCCAGACCCGCCGCGACGACGACCTGGAGCGGCGCACGGGCACGGTCGGCCGGGTCATGCCGCACGTCGAGGTGAAGGTCGTCGACCCGGGAACCGGGCTGACCGTCCCGCGCGGCACGGCGGGCGAGCTGTGCACCCGCGGCTACAGCGTGATGCTCGGCTACTGGGACGAGCCGGGGAAGACCGCCGAGGCGATCGACCCGGGCCGCTGGATGCACACCGGCGACCTCGCCGTGCTGCGCGAGGACGGCTACGTCCAGATCGTCGGCCGGATCAAGGACATGATCATCCGGGGCGGGGAGAACGTGTACCCGCGCGAGATCGAGGAGTTCCTCTACGGCCACGAGAAGATCGCCGACGTCCAGGTCGTCGGCGTCCCCGACGCCCGCTACGGCGAGGAGATCCTGGCCTGCGTGATCCCGCGCGACCCGGCCGACCCGCCCACCCTGGAGGAGATCACCGCCTTCTGCCGCGACCGCCTCGCGCACTACAAGATCCCCCGGAGGGTCGAGATCCTGGGCGAGTTCCCGATGACGGTGAGCGGGAAGGTGCGGAAGGTGGAGCTGCGGGAGCGTTACGGGGCGGGCTGA
- a CDS encoding AMP-binding protein, with translation MTAASETDATRGFREARDFLLRHREDYETAYEGFAWPRPDRFNWALEWFDVIAAGNDRTALHIVEEDGTETKLSFAEMSARSNQVANWLRGQGVRPGDRIIVMLGNQAELWETMLAAMKLRAVVIPATPLLGPADLRDRVDRGRARHVLVRAEDTAKFDDVPGGYTRIAVGGDGVDWLGYEHAYRESAEFTPDGVTHGDDTLMLYFTSGTTARPKLVEQTHTSYPVGHLATMYWIGLRPGDVHLNISSPGWAKHAWSNLFAPWNAEATVFIHNYGRFDPARLMAEMDKHGVTAFCAPPTVWRMLIQADLGQLATPPREVVAAGEPLNPEVIETVRRAWGVTIRDGFGQTETAVQVSNSPGQRLKEGSMGRPSPGYRVTLVDPVSGRPDVEEGEICLDLSARPVGLMTGYHGDPERTAEAMAGGYYRTGDIGSRDADGYITYVGRADDVFKASDYKISPFELESALLEHEAVAEAAVVPAPDPLRLAVPKAYVVLAAGWQPDADTAKALFAHSREVLAPYKRIRRIEFAELPKTVSGKIRRVELRRLTAEGQGGTEYAEGDLA, from the coding sequence ATGACGGCAGCGAGCGAGACGGACGCGACCAGAGGGTTCCGGGAGGCCCGGGACTTCCTGCTCCGGCACCGCGAGGACTACGAGACGGCGTACGAGGGCTTCGCCTGGCCCCGGCCCGACCGTTTCAACTGGGCGCTCGAATGGTTCGACGTCATCGCCGCCGGCAACGACCGGACCGCCCTCCACATCGTCGAGGAGGACGGCACCGAGACGAAGCTGAGCTTCGCCGAGATGTCCGCCCGCTCCAACCAGGTCGCCAACTGGCTGCGCGGCCAGGGCGTCCGCCCCGGCGACCGGATCATCGTCATGCTCGGCAACCAGGCCGAACTGTGGGAGACCATGCTCGCCGCGATGAAGCTGCGCGCCGTCGTCATCCCCGCCACCCCGCTGCTCGGCCCCGCCGACCTGCGCGACCGCGTCGACCGCGGCCGGGCCCGCCACGTCCTGGTCCGCGCCGAGGACACCGCCAAGTTCGACGACGTGCCCGGCGGTTACACCCGGATCGCGGTCGGCGGCGACGGCGTCGACTGGCTCGGCTACGAACACGCCTACCGCGAGTCCGCCGAGTTCACCCCGGACGGCGTCACCCACGGCGACGACACGCTCATGCTCTACTTCACCTCCGGCACCACCGCCCGCCCCAAGCTGGTCGAGCAGACCCACACCTCGTACCCCGTCGGGCACCTGGCCACCATGTACTGGATCGGCCTCCGGCCCGGCGACGTGCACCTCAACATCTCCTCGCCCGGCTGGGCCAAGCACGCCTGGTCCAATCTCTTCGCCCCGTGGAACGCCGAGGCGACCGTCTTCATCCACAACTACGGCCGCTTCGACCCGGCCCGCCTCATGGCCGAGATGGACAAGCACGGGGTCACCGCCTTCTGCGCCCCGCCGACCGTGTGGCGCATGCTCATCCAGGCCGACCTCGGCCAGCTCGCCACCCCGCCCCGCGAGGTCGTCGCCGCCGGCGAACCGCTCAACCCCGAGGTCATCGAGACCGTCCGGCGCGCCTGGGGCGTCACCATCCGGGACGGCTTCGGTCAGACCGAGACGGCCGTGCAGGTCTCGAACAGCCCGGGACAGCGGCTGAAGGAGGGCTCGATGGGGCGGCCGAGCCCCGGCTACCGGGTCACCCTCGTCGACCCGGTCAGCGGCCGCCCGGACGTCGAGGAGGGCGAGATCTGTCTCGACCTCTCCGCCCGGCCGGTGGGTCTGATGACCGGCTACCACGGCGACCCGGAGCGTACGGCCGAGGCGATGGCCGGCGGCTACTACCGCACCGGCGACATCGGCTCCCGCGACGCCGACGGCTACATCACGTACGTCGGGCGCGCCGACGACGTCTTCAAGGCCAGCGACTACAAGATCTCCCCGTTCGAGCTGGAGAGCGCCCTCCTGGAGCACGAGGCCGTCGCCGAGGCCGCCGTCGTCCCCGCCCCCGACCCGCTGCGGCTCGCCGTCCCCAAGGCGTACGTCGTCCTCGCGGCGGGCTGGCAGCCGGACGCCGACACGGCGAAGGCGCTCTTCGCGCACTCCCGCGAGGTCCTCGCGCCCTACAAGCGGATCCGCCGGATCGAGTTCGCCGAGCTGCCCAAGACGGTGTCCGGCAAGATCCGCCGCGTGGAGCTGCGGCGGCTGACCGCGGAGGGCCAGGGCGGCACGGAGTACGCCGAGGGGGACCTCGCGTGA
- a CDS encoding MFS transporter, with translation MPSVLGNRTYRHLFAAQVVALVGTGLATVALSLLAYDIAGGSASAVLGTALAVKMVAYVGIAPLIGAFADRLPRRALLVSMDLVRAGVALALPFVTQVWQVYVLILLLQAASACFTPTFQATLPEVLPEERDYTRALSLSRLAYDLESLFSPALAAALLSLVSYRWLFTGTAVGFAASGLLVVSVLLPGPRPVERTGGIHAKAAFGTRLFLATPRLRALLALDLVVAAVGAVVLVDTVVLVRDTLGRSAGDVSLALGAYGAGSMTVALLLPRVLGRLGDRSLMLPAAFVLTGTLGVLALGLGAGGPRAGWPWPALLAAWTIIGAATSAILTPGGRLVRRSASDPDLPAAFAARFSLTHACWLITYPLAGWLAATTGLAVSAGVLIVIALVGTLVAVRLWPREDPAELEHAHPELPRDHPHLAGVGQTHSHDFHIDVLHRRWPARDATDTRTAA, from the coding sequence ATGCCGTCCGTCCTGGGGAACCGCACCTACCGCCACCTGTTCGCCGCCCAGGTCGTCGCCCTCGTCGGCACCGGCCTTGCCACGGTGGCGCTGAGCCTGCTCGCGTACGACATCGCCGGGGGGAGCGCCTCCGCGGTCCTGGGCACGGCGCTGGCGGTCAAGATGGTCGCCTACGTCGGGATCGCACCCCTGATCGGCGCCTTCGCCGACCGCCTACCGCGCCGGGCCCTTCTCGTGTCCATGGACCTGGTCCGGGCCGGCGTCGCACTGGCCCTGCCGTTCGTGACCCAGGTGTGGCAGGTGTACGTCCTGATCCTCCTGCTCCAGGCCGCCTCCGCCTGCTTCACGCCCACCTTCCAGGCCACCCTCCCCGAGGTGCTGCCCGAAGAGCGGGACTACACCCGGGCGCTGTCGCTCTCCCGCCTCGCCTACGACCTGGAGAGCCTCTTCAGCCCCGCGCTCGCCGCGGCCCTGCTCTCGCTCGTCTCCTACCGCTGGCTCTTCACCGGCACCGCCGTCGGCTTCGCAGCCTCCGGCCTGCTGGTGGTGTCCGTCCTGCTGCCCGGGCCGCGGCCGGTGGAGCGCACGGGCGGCATCCACGCCAAGGCCGCCTTCGGCACCCGGCTCTTCCTCGCCACCCCGCGCCTGCGCGCCCTGCTCGCCCTCGACCTCGTGGTGGCCGCGGTCGGAGCCGTGGTCCTCGTCGACACCGTCGTCCTCGTCCGCGACACCCTCGGCCGCTCCGCCGGCGACGTCTCCCTCGCCCTCGGTGCGTACGGGGCCGGCTCCATGACCGTGGCGCTGCTGCTGCCCCGGGTGCTCGGCCGGCTCGGCGACCGGTCGCTGATGCTGCCGGCCGCCTTCGTCCTGACCGGCACCCTCGGTGTCCTCGCACTGGGCCTGGGGGCGGGCGGCCCCCGCGCCGGCTGGCCCTGGCCCGCGCTGCTCGCCGCCTGGACGATCATCGGGGCGGCGACGTCGGCGATCCTCACCCCGGGCGGGCGCCTCGTCCGGCGCTCGGCCTCCGACCCCGACCTGCCCGCGGCCTTCGCCGCCCGGTTCTCCCTCACCCACGCCTGCTGGCTGATCACCTACCCGCTGGCCGGCTGGCTCGCGGCGACGACCGGTCTCGCCGTCTCGGCGGGTGTGCTGATCGTGATCGCCCTCGTCGGCACGCTGGTGGCGGTACGGCTGTGGCCCCGCGAGGACCCGGCCGAACTGGAGCACGCCCACCCCGAACTGCCCCGCGACCACCCGCACCTCGCGGGCGTCGGGCAGACCCACAGCCACGACTTCCACATCGACGTCCTGCACCGGCGCTGGCCCGCCCGGGACGCGACGGACACCAGAACCGCGGCCTGA
- a CDS encoding ArsR/SmtB family transcription factor — translation MPSRDTSPGAGPSHQRTPGSRELAAAAGVFALLADPTRLHLVWLLARGESDVSALAEAVDAARPAVSQHLAKLRLGGLVESRKDGRRVVYSLPDGHMRRLVVEAISHADHQVTGEPWHD, via the coding sequence ATGCCCTCACGCGACACGTCCCCAGGTGCAGGCCCCTCGCATCAGCGCACGCCCGGCTCCCGCGAGCTGGCGGCGGCGGCCGGCGTCTTCGCGCTGCTCGCGGACCCCACCCGGCTCCACCTGGTGTGGCTGCTGGCGCGGGGCGAGTCGGACGTGAGCGCCCTCGCGGAGGCGGTCGACGCCGCCCGTCCCGCGGTGAGCCAGCACCTGGCCAAGTTGCGGCTCGGCGGACTCGTCGAGTCCCGGAAGGACGGCCGGAGAGTCGTCTACTCGCTGCCGGACGGGCACATGAGACGGCTGGTGGTGGAGGCGATCAGCCATGCCGACCACCAGGTGACGGGCGAGCCCTGGCACGACTGA